One genomic region from Natrarchaeobius halalkaliphilus encodes:
- a CDS encoding 50S ribosomal protein L44e, with amino-acid sequence MQMPRRFNTYCPHCHEHHEHEVEKVRTGRSSGMKWDARRTRRNTAVIGNAGRFSKVPGGNKPTKKTDLKYRCGECGKAHLREGWRTGRLEFQE; translated from the coding sequence ATGCAGATGCCACGCCGATTCAATACGTACTGTCCGCACTGCCACGAACACCACGAGCACGAAGTCGAAAAGGTCCGAACGGGCCGTTCCTCGGGAATGAAATGGGACGCGCGCCGAACGCGTCGAAACACCGCCGTGATCGGTAACGCTGGACGTTTCTCGAAGGTCCCCGGCGGTAACAAACCCACCAAGAAGACCGACCTCAAGTACCGCTGCGGCGAGTGTGGGAAGGCCCACCTCCGCGAAGGATGGCGAACCGGTCGACTCGAGTTCCAGGAGTGA
- a CDS encoding 30S ribosomal protein S27e — protein MAGNFYSVRCSDCENEQTVFGKASTEVACAVCGTTLARPTGGKAEIEHEIIETVESR, from the coding sequence ATGGCAGGAAATTTCTACAGCGTCCGTTGCAGTGACTGTGAGAACGAACAGACCGTCTTCGGCAAAGCGTCGACCGAGGTCGCCTGTGCCGTCTGCGGAACGACCCTCGCACGGCCGACTGGAGGCAAAGCCGAGATCGAACACGAGATCATCGAGACAGTCGAGTCACGATGA
- a CDS encoding PadR family transcriptional regulator, whose amino-acid sequence MYDLTGFQRDLLYVIAGEEEPHGLAIKEELEQYYEKEIHHGRLYPNLDTLVDKGLVEKGTRDRRTNFYTLTRRGRRELEARREWEAQYVDL is encoded by the coding sequence ATGTACGATTTGACAGGATTTCAGCGTGACTTGCTTTACGTCATCGCTGGCGAGGAGGAACCGCACGGACTTGCCATCAAAGAGGAACTCGAACAATACTACGAAAAGGAGATCCATCACGGACGTCTCTATCCCAACCTCGATACGCTCGTCGACAAAGGCCTGGTCGAGAAAGGGACCAGAGATCGCCGGACGAACTTCTATACACTTACCCGCCGTGGCCGCCGAGAGCTCGAGGCTCGCCGGGAGTGGGAAGCACAGTACGTCGACCTCTAA